One region of Catenuloplanes indicus genomic DNA includes:
- a CDS encoding bifunctional DNA primase/polymerase, with translation MTSVLQRPRLRRAALRYADHEWPVLPGACLSAGRFTCGRPGCPTRACHPAMESWERAATTDIARVAAWWRSRPHSVLIATGRAFDVLEVPAHLGLRVLGAARLLAGVVGPGRGQVRGPVAVTPTGRWMLLVAPGDPLRPELDECLDVVRHGTGSWIPAPPTRLPEGAVRWAVSPEEVQWRLPDSYAVQAMLVDALGPYGRHAGLRPLLPRQSTGTRYAA, from the coding sequence ATGACCAGTGTGTTGCAGCGGCCGCGCCTGCGCCGCGCCGCGCTGCGATATGCCGACCACGAGTGGCCGGTGCTGCCCGGGGCCTGCCTGAGCGCCGGGCGCTTCACCTGCGGGCGCCCCGGCTGCCCGACGCGCGCCTGCCACCCGGCCATGGAGTCCTGGGAGCGTGCGGCGACGACCGACATCGCCCGCGTCGCGGCGTGGTGGCGGTCCCGCCCGCACTCCGTGCTGATCGCCACCGGCCGCGCGTTCGACGTGCTGGAGGTGCCGGCCCACCTGGGCCTGCGCGTGCTGGGCGCGGCCCGGCTGCTGGCCGGCGTGGTCGGACCCGGGCGCGGCCAGGTGCGCGGGCCGGTCGCGGTCACGCCGACCGGGCGCTGGATGCTGCTGGTCGCGCCCGGCGACCCGCTGCGGCCGGAGCTGGACGAGTGCCTGGACGTGGTCCGGCACGGCACCGGCTCCTGGATCCCCGCGCCGCCGACCCGCCTGCCGGAGGGCGCGGTGCGCTGGGCAGTGTCGCCGGAGGAGGTGCAGTGGCGCCTGCCGGACTCGTACGCCGTACAGGCGATGCTGGTCGACGCGCTCGGTCCCTACGGACGGCATGCCGGCCTCCGGCCGCTGCTTCCCCGGCAGTCGACGGGCACGAGGTACGCGGCTTGA
- a CDS encoding flavoprotein, whose translation MIGGYPARVLYVVACGSPAARKVGVLVDLARADGWDVCVVTTPDGGKFVDTAALAAQTGHPVRTDYKNPGDADVLPPPDAIVVAPATVNTINKWAAGIADTLALGLLVEAYGKGLPIVAMPYTNKAMAAHPVFRENIERLRSWGVSVLFGDDVVELHPPGTGDRYVDRFPWALTLDVLRVRLPTDGSLA comes from the coding sequence ATGATCGGCGGTTATCCGGCGCGTGTGCTCTACGTCGTGGCCTGCGGCTCGCCGGCCGCCCGGAAGGTGGGCGTGCTGGTGGACCTGGCGCGGGCCGACGGCTGGGACGTCTGCGTGGTCACGACGCCGGACGGGGGCAAGTTCGTCGACACGGCCGCGCTGGCCGCGCAGACCGGACACCCGGTCCGCACCGACTACAAGAACCCGGGCGACGCGGACGTGCTGCCGCCGCCGGACGCGATCGTGGTCGCGCCGGCCACGGTCAACACGATCAACAAGTGGGCGGCCGGCATCGCGGACACGCTCGCGCTCGGGCTGCTGGTGGAGGCGTACGGCAAGGGACTGCCGATCGTTGCGATGCCGTACACCAACAAGGCGATGGCCGCGCACCCGGTGTTCCGGGAGAACATCGAACGGCTGCGGTCCTGGGGCGTGAGCGTGCTCTTCGGCGACGACGTGGTCGAGCTGCACCCGCCGGGCACCGGTGACCGCTACGTCGACCGGTTCCCGTGGGCGCTGACCCTGGACGTGCTGCGCGTCCGCCTCCCCACGGACGGCAGCCTGGCCTAG
- the wecB gene encoding non-hydrolyzing UDP-N-acetylglucosamine 2-epimerase, with product MTAVAVVFGTRPEIIKLGPVIAALGAAARPVFTGQHYDAALVDTFLAVAGVPDLKPALPGIGGTGRADQVSLMLSGLTALWRADRPDAVVVQGDTNTANAAAQAAHYLGIPVVHVEAGLRSFDRNMPEEINRLVISAVADVHCAATEENAEFLLRAGTPAESVHLTGNPIVEATRAILPSEFARRRALADAGVTGPDFVLATIHRPENADDPDRLALILAQLALLGRPVVLPLHPRTRQTISRYEVPVPPQITVTDPLDHARFLALATACTLVVSDSGGVQEEVTVIGRPLVVVRNSTERPEAMRAGFALLAQPAEILDAARRLLDPAHLARLAHTPSPFGDGHAAERIAALTLAAIHHTPAAAEPPVPVLRAA from the coding sequence ATGACCGCGGTCGCCGTCGTCTTCGGCACCCGCCCGGAGATCATCAAACTCGGACCGGTGATCGCCGCGCTCGGCGCGGCGGCCCGGCCGGTCTTCACCGGCCAGCACTACGACGCCGCGCTGGTCGACACGTTCCTCGCGGTCGCCGGCGTGCCGGACCTGAAGCCGGCCCTGCCCGGCATCGGCGGCACCGGACGCGCCGACCAGGTCAGCCTGATGCTCAGCGGGCTCACCGCACTGTGGCGCGCGGACCGCCCGGACGCGGTCGTCGTGCAGGGCGACACCAACACGGCCAACGCGGCCGCGCAGGCCGCCCACTACCTCGGCATCCCGGTGGTGCACGTGGAGGCCGGGCTGCGCAGTTTCGACCGCAACATGCCCGAGGAGATCAACCGCCTGGTGATCTCCGCGGTCGCGGACGTGCACTGCGCCGCCACCGAGGAGAACGCGGAGTTCCTGCTGCGGGCCGGCACCCCCGCCGAGTCCGTACACCTCACCGGGAACCCGATCGTCGAGGCCACCCGCGCGATCCTGCCGTCCGAGTTCGCGCGGCGCCGCGCGCTCGCCGACGCCGGCGTGACCGGCCCGGACTTCGTGCTCGCCACGATCCACCGCCCGGAGAACGCCGACGACCCGGACCGGCTCGCGCTGATCCTCGCCCAGCTGGCCCTGCTCGGCCGGCCGGTGGTCCTGCCCCTGCACCCCAGGACACGGCAGACCATCAGCCGGTACGAGGTACCGGTCCCGCCGCAGATCACCGTGACCGACCCACTGGACCACGCCCGGTTCCTGGCGCTGGCCACCGCCTGCACGCTGGTCGTCTCCGACTCCGGCGGCGTACAGGAGGAGGTCACGGTGATCGGCAGGCCGCTGGTCGTGGTCCGCAACAGCACCGAGCGCCCGGAGGCCATGCGCGCCGGCTTCGCGCTGCTGGCCCAGCCCGCCGAGATCCTGGACGCCGCCCGGCGCCTGCTGGACCCGGCCCACCTGGCACGCCTGGCCCACACGCCGTCCCCCTTCGGCGACGGCCACGCAGCCGAACGGATCGCCGCGCTCACCCTGGCCGCGATCCACCACACCCCCGCGGCCGCGGAACCCCCCGTGCCCGTTCTGCGGGCCGCCTGA
- a CDS encoding glycosyltransferase family 2 protein, whose translation MMDSSNWLLALLNTGAFLLCVGFLVYVIVIMRPYLSIKELPPGDAADNDWHLIVPALNEEEVIGGTVLHLTSTFPQAHVWVIDDGSDDATGRVLAELAPRLPKLHVITRVAPDARTGKGDVLNLGWSSIDEWVTRNGGDKKKTIVGVVDADGRLDPHAFDVISGEEMFADATVGAVQVLVRVVEDVEAFVSTDVQTLASRSALPAPGDASILVQLQDMEFTGPIAAMQGLRRRTGSVGMGGNGQFTRLSVLNEISKKFGTPWHGALLEDFELGLHVLLMGYRTEYCHHTFVAQAGLDRLRPLIRQRSRWSQGGIQCLKYLWAVMQSRNVSLSGALEIAYYLYVPWSQLSGSIIFPAAIGIDIWYALNTGGGTDRWWMTGAWGIVPLALLFGVFPHAVWGLLYRTRCGNMITRRRALALAMGNLLYGYLLQAAVWWALIRIIRGKTDWKKTKHPGTRVGMALAQARTPDEWAAEIEHAQQSTSHHRHSTPAGV comes from the coding sequence ATGATGGATAGTTCGAACTGGCTGCTGGCCCTGCTCAACACCGGCGCGTTCCTGCTCTGCGTCGGGTTCCTGGTCTACGTCATCGTGATCATGCGGCCGTACCTCAGCATCAAGGAGCTGCCACCGGGCGACGCCGCGGACAACGACTGGCACCTGATCGTGCCGGCGCTCAACGAGGAAGAGGTCATCGGCGGCACCGTGCTGCACCTGACCTCGACGTTCCCGCAGGCGCACGTCTGGGTCATCGACGACGGCTCGGACGACGCGACCGGCCGGGTCCTCGCCGAGCTGGCACCGCGGCTGCCGAAATTGCACGTCATCACGCGGGTCGCGCCGGACGCGCGTACCGGCAAGGGTGATGTCCTGAACCTGGGCTGGTCGTCGATCGACGAGTGGGTCACCCGCAACGGCGGCGACAAGAAGAAGACCATCGTCGGCGTGGTCGACGCGGACGGCCGCCTGGACCCGCACGCGTTCGACGTCATCTCCGGCGAGGAGATGTTCGCCGACGCGACGGTCGGCGCCGTTCAGGTGCTGGTCCGCGTGGTCGAGGACGTCGAGGCGTTCGTCAGCACGGACGTGCAGACGCTCGCGTCCCGCAGCGCACTGCCGGCCCCCGGCGACGCGTCGATCCTGGTGCAGCTGCAGGACATGGAGTTCACCGGCCCGATCGCGGCCATGCAGGGCCTGCGCCGCCGCACCGGCAGCGTCGGCATGGGCGGCAACGGCCAGTTCACCAGGCTGTCCGTGCTCAACGAGATCTCCAAGAAGTTCGGTACGCCGTGGCACGGCGCGCTGCTGGAGGACTTCGAGCTCGGCCTGCACGTGCTGCTGATGGGATACCGGACCGAGTACTGCCACCACACGTTCGTGGCGCAGGCCGGCCTCGACCGGCTGCGGCCGCTGATCCGCCAGCGCAGCCGCTGGTCGCAGGGCGGCATCCAGTGCCTGAAGTACCTGTGGGCGGTCATGCAGTCCCGCAACGTGTCGCTCTCCGGCGCGCTGGAGATCGCCTACTACCTGTACGTGCCGTGGTCGCAGCTGTCCGGCAGCATCATCTTCCCGGCCGCGATCGGCATCGACATCTGGTACGCGCTGAACACCGGCGGCGGCACCGACCGCTGGTGGATGACCGGCGCCTGGGGCATCGTCCCGCTGGCCCTGCTCTTCGGCGTGTTCCCGCACGCGGTGTGGGGCCTGCTCTACCGCACCCGCTGCGGCAACATGATCACCCGCCGCCGCGCGCTGGCGCTGGCCATGGGCAACCTCCTCTACGGCTACCTGCTGCAGGCGGCCGTGTGGTGGGCGCTCATCCGGATCATCCGCGGCAAGACCGACTGGAAGAAGACCAAGCACCCCGGCACCCGGGTCGGCATGGCGCTGGCCCAGGCCCGGACGCCCGACGAATGGGCGGCCGAGATCGAGCACGCACAGCAGTCCACCTCCCACCACCGTCACTCCACGCCGGCCGGCGTCTGA
- a CDS encoding alpha/beta hydrolase: MISGIDFGGTDGGVPILLVHGSGQNAAAWTDVAERLTGRGHRVVAVDLRGHGQHPLGSTAGAQYWRDLGDVVAELGWERPLLAGHSTGGYAVTAAVAAGLIDASAVCVVDGVVLDDRATAAAALAHWSTDEGARWMRETFRYGWEATAAERDAWLDAPLDELEQGARPGLVREVRRRSFVPVRNGFLRRPTVAEIATAGAPDPADDVFPAVDVYERVRCPMTIVLATRGFYADRRDEVATIVSARPARHLVDLDANHNVPATAPAALADVIERMTRNDR; this comes from the coding sequence ATGATCAGTGGCATCGATTTCGGGGGTACGGACGGCGGTGTGCCGATCCTGCTGGTGCACGGCAGCGGGCAGAACGCGGCGGCCTGGACGGACGTCGCGGAGCGGCTGACCGGCCGGGGACACCGGGTCGTCGCGGTCGACCTGCGCGGGCACGGGCAGCACCCGCTCGGGTCCACGGCCGGCGCGCAGTACTGGCGGGACCTCGGTGACGTCGTCGCGGAGCTGGGCTGGGAGCGGCCGCTGCTGGCCGGGCACTCGACCGGCGGGTACGCGGTGACGGCCGCGGTCGCGGCCGGGCTGATCGACGCGTCCGCCGTCTGCGTGGTCGACGGCGTGGTGCTGGACGACCGGGCCACCGCGGCCGCGGCGCTGGCACACTGGTCGACGGACGAGGGCGCGCGGTGGATGCGCGAGACGTTCCGGTACGGGTGGGAGGCGACCGCGGCGGAACGGGACGCGTGGCTGGACGCGCCGCTGGACGAGCTGGAGCAGGGCGCCCGGCCCGGTCTGGTGCGCGAGGTGCGACGGCGCTCGTTCGTACCGGTGAGGAACGGTTTTCTGCGGCGACCCACGGTGGCGGAGATCGCGACCGCTGGTGCGCCGGACCCGGCGGACGACGTGTTCCCGGCCGTGGACGTGTACGAGCGGGTCCGGTGCCCGATGACGATCGTGCTGGCCACCCGCGGGTTCTACGCGGACCGCCGGGACGAGGTGGCCACGATCGTGTCGGCGCGGCCCGCCCGGCACCTGGTCGACCTGGACGCGAACCACAACGTGCCGGCGACCGCCCCGGCCGCGCTGGCGGACGTGATCGAGCGGATGACGAGAAATGATCGATGA
- a CDS encoding bifunctional RNase H/acid phosphatase: MSLRVIVEADGGSRGNPGPAGYGAVVIEAATGQVLAERFDSVGVATNNVAEYSGLIAGLEAAGELGATQVDVRMDSKLVVEQMSGRWQIKNPGLRPLAATAAQLIDGFDSVSFTWIPRERNKAADALANKAMDGGRSVSPQPVADVAAPDSSAKALAREIAANAAGPARVAVAPPKSWVPPSLTAATRMILVRHGETEMTAEKRYSGRGDVPLSAAGLDQAAAAARRVAALAPDLAAVVTSPLARCTATAAEIARAAGGVPVLTEAGLIECDFGDWEGHTFAEVRERWPAEMQRWLDSTAVAPPGGESFKTVAKRIRGARAAVLAAHEGTTIAVVSHVTPIKMLLQDALAASDAFLHRLYLEPAGISIVDTWPDGNVAVRTVNDTAHLG, from the coding sequence GTGAGCCTGCGCGTCATCGTCGAGGCGGACGGCGGCTCGCGCGGCAACCCCGGACCGGCCGGGTACGGCGCGGTGGTGATCGAGGCCGCCACCGGTCAGGTGCTGGCCGAGCGGTTCGATTCGGTCGGCGTCGCCACGAACAACGTCGCGGAGTATTCCGGGCTGATCGCCGGGCTGGAGGCGGCCGGTGAGCTGGGCGCGACCCAGGTCGACGTGCGGATGGACTCCAAGCTGGTGGTCGAGCAGATGTCGGGCCGCTGGCAGATCAAGAACCCGGGGCTGCGGCCGCTCGCCGCCACCGCGGCCCAGCTGATCGACGGCTTCGACTCGGTGTCGTTCACCTGGATCCCCCGGGAGCGGAACAAGGCCGCGGACGCGCTGGCCAACAAGGCGATGGACGGCGGCCGCAGCGTGTCACCGCAGCCGGTGGCGGACGTCGCGGCACCGGACTCGTCCGCCAAGGCGCTCGCCCGGGAGATCGCCGCGAACGCGGCCGGCCCTGCCCGGGTCGCGGTGGCGCCGCCGAAGTCCTGGGTGCCGCCGTCGTTGACCGCGGCGACCCGGATGATCCTGGTCCGGCACGGCGAGACCGAGATGACCGCGGAGAAGCGGTACTCCGGGCGCGGTGACGTGCCGCTGTCCGCGGCCGGGCTGGACCAGGCGGCCGCGGCCGCGCGCCGGGTGGCCGCGCTCGCGCCGGACCTCGCCGCGGTGGTCACCTCGCCGCTGGCCCGCTGCACCGCGACGGCCGCGGAGATCGCACGGGCGGCCGGTGGCGTACCGGTGCTGACCGAGGCCGGGCTGATCGAGTGCGACTTCGGCGACTGGGAGGGCCACACGTTCGCCGAGGTGCGCGAGCGGTGGCCGGCCGAGATGCAGCGCTGGCTGGACTCGACCGCGGTGGCACCGCCCGGCGGCGAGTCGTTCAAGACGGTCGCGAAGCGGATCCGGGGTGCGCGGGCCGCGGTGCTGGCCGCGCACGAGGGCACCACGATCGCGGTGGTCAGCCACGTGACCCCGATCAAGATGCTGCTGCAGGACGCGCTGGCCGCGTCGGACGCGTTCCTGCACCGGCTCTATCTGGAACCGGCCGGGATCTCCATCGTGGACACCTGGCCGGACGGCAACGTCGCGGTCCGCACCGTCAACGACACCGCACACCTGGGCTGA
- a CDS encoding GAF domain-containing protein: MKQIGFRKDGVELTPTPAEQTAPADFTVLASSVVRSLRSLTDLDAWMVARVVDNEQVLLAADADGLPVAPGFHQPWEESVCGLLLGGGATMPLVVDDLTTLPGYQHSVADRLNIGFYAGAPMYDRAGALIGTLCGLDRTPHAVAMPALADLVAVQAAMLAKLLDAELLNARYQRTVQGELLGVHRDAPTGLPDRVAWGGLLAEQEAVVRRYGTPAGVIVIGVDPVITAGALRRITKALRDEGRRHHDAIAVRLDGRHFGLLTLDRPRREVSGTATRIERKLNDLKVHPRVGWAMRGEAENLQETWRLADRRKFERHRDSMYVGG, from the coding sequence ATGAAGCAGATCGGCTTCCGCAAGGACGGCGTCGAACTCACGCCGACGCCGGCCGAGCAGACCGCGCCGGCGGACTTCACGGTCCTGGCCAGCTCGGTGGTGCGCTCGCTGCGCTCACTCACCGACCTGGACGCCTGGATGGTGGCCCGCGTGGTCGACAACGAGCAGGTGCTGCTCGCCGCGGACGCGGACGGTCTGCCCGTCGCCCCCGGGTTCCACCAGCCGTGGGAGGAGTCGGTCTGCGGGCTGTTGCTCGGCGGCGGTGCCACCATGCCGCTGGTCGTCGACGACCTCACCACGCTGCCCGGCTACCAGCACTCGGTCGCGGACCGGCTGAACATCGGCTTCTACGCCGGTGCCCCGATGTACGACCGGGCCGGCGCGCTGATCGGCACGCTGTGCGGCCTGGACCGGACGCCGCACGCGGTGGCGATGCCCGCGCTGGCCGACCTGGTCGCCGTGCAGGCCGCGATGCTGGCCAAGCTGCTCGACGCGGAGCTGCTCAACGCCCGCTACCAGCGCACCGTGCAGGGCGAGCTGCTCGGCGTCCACCGGGACGCGCCGACCGGCCTGCCGGACCGCGTCGCCTGGGGCGGCCTGCTCGCCGAGCAGGAGGCCGTCGTCCGCCGGTACGGCACGCCCGCGGGCGTCATCGTCATCGGCGTCGACCCGGTGATCACCGCCGGCGCGCTGCGCCGGATCACCAAGGCGCTGCGCGACGAGGGCCGCCGCCACCATGACGCGATCGCCGTCCGCCTGGACGGCCGGCACTTCGGGCTGCTGACGCTGGACCGTCCGCGGCGCGAGGTGTCCGGCACCGCCACGCGCATCGAGCGCAAGCTCAACGACCTCAAGGTCCACCCGCGGGTGGGCTGGGCGATGCGCGGCGAGGCCGAGAACCTGCAGGAGACCTGGCGGCTCGCGGACCGGCGCAAGTTCGAGCGCCACCGCGACAGCATGTACGTGGGCGGCTGA
- a CDS encoding helix-turn-helix domain-containing protein — protein MDELPIGRRVAYWRGRRKMSQQVFADRLGKSKSWVDKVERGVRRLDKFSVIYEIADVLQVDVQLLLGKDPERRPDTVNCIDQVEVEEIRSALERYNQISAFFTATPQAPPLPEMRKAVSHAWLTFQHAKYGVLARALPKLLRDGQALDTSTPDPDRPEAAHLLGQVYQIASSTLRKLGEHELSWLAADRSIAVCQRADDQLLAGVATYRVGSSLLALGRARPALEIHVNVANQIAPAGDTDSTPERLSVYGMLLLQGGMAAARLGDTATVHDLMNEATRVAEHVGGDANHYWTSFGPTNVQLHRAAAMVELGDGRMAVETHDVINQTGGFDALLPERRAHHYLDLARGYSQMGEMDKAGEMLLEGDRLAPSEIRCRPIAHAVISDVLRRTRGTPSPAIAELAEHMGVGV, from the coding sequence GTGGACGAGCTGCCGATCGGACGCCGAGTGGCGTACTGGCGGGGACGGCGCAAGATGTCCCAGCAGGTCTTCGCGGACCGGCTGGGCAAGTCGAAGAGCTGGGTGGACAAGGTCGAGCGCGGGGTACGCCGGCTCGACAAGTTCTCCGTGATCTACGAGATCGCGGACGTGCTGCAGGTCGACGTGCAGCTGCTGCTCGGCAAGGACCCGGAGCGCCGGCCGGACACGGTCAACTGCATCGACCAGGTCGAGGTCGAGGAGATCCGGTCCGCGCTGGAACGGTACAACCAGATCAGCGCGTTCTTCACGGCCACGCCGCAGGCGCCGCCGCTGCCGGAGATGCGCAAGGCGGTCAGCCACGCGTGGCTGACGTTCCAGCACGCGAAGTACGGCGTGCTGGCCCGCGCGCTGCCCAAGCTGCTCCGCGACGGCCAGGCGCTGGACACCTCCACGCCGGACCCGGACCGGCCGGAGGCCGCGCACCTGCTCGGGCAGGTCTACCAGATCGCCTCGTCCACGCTGCGCAAGCTGGGCGAGCACGAGCTGTCCTGGCTCGCGGCCGACCGGTCCATCGCGGTCTGCCAGCGCGCCGACGACCAGCTGCTGGCCGGTGTCGCGACGTACCGGGTGGGCAGCTCGCTGCTGGCGCTCGGCCGGGCCCGGCCGGCTCTGGAGATCCACGTGAACGTGGCCAACCAGATCGCGCCGGCCGGAGACACGGACAGCACGCCGGAGCGGCTCAGCGTCTACGGCATGCTGCTGCTGCAGGGCGGCATGGCCGCGGCCCGGCTCGGCGACACCGCCACCGTGCACGACCTGATGAACGAGGCCACCCGCGTCGCCGAGCACGTCGGCGGCGACGCGAACCACTACTGGACCTCGTTCGGGCCGACCAACGTGCAACTGCACCGGGCAGCCGCGATGGTCGAGCTGGGTGACGGCCGGATGGCGGTCGAGACGCACGATGTGATCAACCAGACCGGCGGGTTCGACGCGCTGCTGCCGGAGCGGCGTGCGCACCACTACCTCGACCTCGCCCGCGGGTATTCGCAGATGGGCGAGATGGACAAGGCCGGGGAGATGCTGCTGGAGGGCGATCGGCTGGCGCCGTCGGAGATCCGCTGCCGGCCGATCGCGCACGCGGTCATCTCGGACGTGTTGCGTCGCACCCGCGGTACGCCGTCTCCGGCCATCGCCGAGTTGGCTGAGCACATGGGAGTTGGCGTATGA
- a CDS encoding zinc ribbon domain-containing protein codes for MKAAPQAQRRLLDLQAVDTSLAQLAHKRRTLPEYAELDTLARTLSALEDERVRAQVTVDDIDRDIARLEKDIDQVRLRRKKDDDRLAAGTGPARELEALQHEVASLTRRQSELEDQELELMEQRETAQATLDEIAGRREAARTARAEAEARRDAALADIAKEEEFKSQSRAPLAADLPGDLVALYDRLREANAGLGAALFRAGRCGGCRLELYGQELHRVKSAPADEVVRCEECGRIMVRTAESGL; via the coding sequence GTGAAGGCCGCGCCGCAAGCCCAACGCCGTCTGCTGGATCTGCAGGCTGTCGACACCTCCCTGGCCCAGCTCGCGCACAAGCGCCGGACGCTGCCGGAGTACGCCGAGCTCGACACGCTGGCCCGTACCCTCTCCGCGCTGGAGGACGAGCGGGTGCGCGCCCAGGTCACGGTGGACGACATCGACCGCGACATCGCCCGGCTCGAGAAGGACATCGACCAGGTCCGGCTCCGCCGCAAGAAGGACGACGACCGGCTGGCCGCCGGCACCGGCCCGGCCCGCGAGCTGGAGGCGCTGCAGCACGAGGTGGCCAGCCTGACCCGCCGGCAGAGCGAGCTGGAGGACCAGGAGCTCGAGCTGATGGAGCAGCGGGAGACCGCGCAGGCCACGCTGGACGAGATCGCCGGCCGCCGCGAGGCCGCGCGTACGGCCCGCGCCGAGGCGGAGGCCCGCCGCGACGCCGCGCTGGCCGACATCGCCAAGGAGGAGGAGTTCAAGTCGCAGTCCCGGGCGCCGCTGGCCGCGGACCTGCCCGGCGACCTGGTCGCGCTCTACGACCGGCTGCGCGAGGCGAACGCCGGGCTCGGCGCCGCGCTGTTCCGGGCCGGTCGCTGCGGTGGCTGCCGCCTGGAGCTTTACGGCCAGGAGCTGCACCGGGTCAAGTCCGCACCGGCCGACGAGGTGGTGCGCTGCGAGGAGTGCGGCCGGATCATGGTGCGGACCGCGGAGTCCGGCCTGTGA
- a CDS encoding Nif3-like dinuclear metal center hexameric protein yields the protein MTSSETTVGRLVAALEARYRPAWAEQWDRVGLVLGDPDAVVRRVLCVVDVVDETVDEAFDVGADLIVAHHPLLLKGVSSVAPTTFKGRIVHRLIKGDIALFTAHTNADTANPGVSDALAARFGLRDLRPLSPRPDDPALGIGRVGTLPSPVTLAELAATAADQLPRTAWGVRAAGDPERMIRTLAVCGGSGDSFLGAASAAGADAYLTADLRHHPAGEHLAAGGPALLDAAHWATERPWCDDVAAWLRAEAPVEVIVSDLDTDPWTLHAASPLSTEQKKEPSS from the coding sequence GTGACTTCCAGCGAGACGACCGTCGGCCGGCTGGTGGCCGCGCTCGAGGCGCGCTACCGGCCGGCCTGGGCGGAGCAGTGGGACCGCGTCGGCCTGGTGCTCGGCGACCCGGATGCGGTCGTGCGCCGGGTGCTGTGCGTGGTGGACGTGGTCGACGAGACCGTGGACGAGGCGTTCGACGTCGGCGCGGACCTGATCGTGGCGCACCACCCGCTGCTGCTCAAGGGCGTGTCGTCGGTCGCGCCGACCACGTTCAAGGGCCGGATCGTGCACCGGCTGATCAAGGGCGACATCGCGCTGTTCACGGCGCACACCAACGCGGACACGGCGAATCCCGGCGTGTCGGACGCGCTCGCCGCCCGCTTCGGCCTGCGGGATCTCCGGCCGCTCTCGCCGCGGCCGGACGACCCGGCGCTCGGCATCGGCCGGGTGGGCACGCTACCGTCCCCCGTGACGCTCGCCGAGCTGGCCGCGACGGCCGCGGATCAACTGCCGAGAACCGCCTGGGGGGTACGCGCGGCCGGCGACCCGGAGCGGATGATCCGTACCCTCGCGGTCTGCGGTGGGTCCGGCGACTCGTTCCTGGGGGCGGCGTCCGCGGCCGGTGCCGATGCATACTTGACCGCCGACCTCCGGCATCACCCCGCCGGTGAACACCTCGCCGCGGGCGGCCCGGCGCTGCTCGACGCCGCGCACTGGGCCACCGAGCGTCCCTGGTGCGACGACGTGGCCGCCTGGCTGCGCGCCGAGGCCCCGGTCGAGGTGATCGTCTCGGACCTGGACACCGACCCCTGGACGCTGCACGCGGCGTCCCCGCTCTCAACTGAACAGAAGAAGGAGCCCTCGTCGTGA